From one Trifolium pratense cultivar HEN17-A07 linkage group LG1, ARS_RC_1.1, whole genome shotgun sequence genomic stretch:
- the LOC123903403 gene encoding thioredoxin Y1, chloroplastic gives MAISISPSSSLILPASWNSSTRLRASSSSSSSSSQLQFSVRTPLLRIATPRLPSSSSRPRFLPPVQAKKQTFSSFDDLLANSDKPVFVDFYATWCGPCQFMVPVLEEVSARLQDQIQIVKIDTEKYPSIANKYKIEALPTFIIFKDGKPFDRFEGALTADKLIERIETTLNVKQ, from the exons ATGGCCATTTCCATTTCACCTTCTTCTTCCTTAATCCTCCCTGCTTCTTGGAACTCTTCCACACGTCTACGagcttcatcttcttcttcttcttcttcctctcagCTTCAGTTTTCTGTTCGAACTCCCCTTCTTCGAATTGCTACTCCCCGTCTTCCCTCTTCCTCCTCGCGCCCTAGATTCCTTCCTCCA GTTCAAGCAAAGAAACAAACCTTTTCATCTTTTGATGATTTGCTTGCCAACTCTGACAAGCCTGTATTTGTTGACTTCTATGCAACCTG GTGTGGTCCTTGTCAATTCATGGTTCCTGTACTTGAAGAAGTGAGCGCTCGGCTTCAAGATCAGATACAAATAGTTAAGATTGATACTGAGAAGTATCCTAGCATTGCCAACAAATACAAAATTGAGGCATTGCCAACTTTCATTATCTTTAAGGATGGAAAACCCTTCGATCGTTTT GAGGGAGCATTAACAGCAGATAAGCTAATTGAACGCATAGAAACCACTCTCAACGTTAAGCAATAA
- the LOC123903419 gene encoding protein PHLOEM UNLOADING MODULATOR, whose product MQWPAMNAGLGIAAMSYIAVDYLRHLSPKWHSRLQPALWSILALAAVFRVPSYRHWSAEFRSAIPFIASMLFMLSALLFEALSVRSVTAVLGLDWHRNTAPLPDTGQWFLLALNEKLPAPIVGILRARIIGLHHFLMLFMMLAFSVLFGSVKAPGLGLGARYMFTMGIGRLLRAISFSSTILPSARPWCASSRFRVPGYPHRWAQKYYVPYASDHGAISQLLRSDQAYVDIGKPIGDYQPQWGSMSFLIDFLRPTASEGPSWFGLLKKAGGGCNDLLYSGHMLVAVLTAMAWTEAYGGFSSALVWLLVLHSAQREVRERHHYSVDCIVAIYVGILLWKMTGFIWSHEIRHGNKSLIKFEKIKSRLIQASKDSDIDKVRELLKEIELSSDEGKNQTTIKYARLFRSATIIFALIIVVLAFTLTTDG is encoded by the exons ATGCAGTGGCCGGCGATGAACGCCGGCCTCGGCATCGCCGCAATGTCCTACATAGCCGTTGACTACCTCCGCCACCTTTCCCCAAAGTGGCACTCACGTCTTCAACCGGCGCTATGGTCTATCCTCGCTCTCGCTGCCGTCTTCCGTGTCCCTTCTTACCGGCACTGGTCCGCCGAGTTCCGCTCCGCTATTCCTTTCATCGCTTCAATGCTTTTCATGCTCTCTGCTCTCCTCTTTGAAGCTCTCTCCGTTCGCTCCGTCACCGCCGTACTCGGCCTTGACTGGCACCG GAATACAGCTCCTCTTCCAGATACTGGTCAATGGTTTCTCTTGGCATTAAATGAGAAACTTCCTGCTCCAATTGTTGGGATATTAAGAGCTCGTATTATTGGATTGCACCATTTCTTGATGTTGTTTATGATGCTGGCATTTTCTGTGCTATTTGGTTCTGTGAAAGCTCCTGGCCTTGGACTCGGTGCTAGATACATGTTTACCATGGGAATTGGACGCCTTCTTCGTGCCATAAGTTTTTCGTCTACAATTCTTCCGTCAGCTCGTCCTTGGTGTGCTAGTTCTCGGTTTAGAGTTCCTGGATATCCTCATCGTTGGGCTCAGAAATATTATGTTCCCTATGCTTCGGATCATGGTGCTATCAGCCAGCTGTTAAGAAGCGATCAAGCTTATG TTGACATTGGGAAACCAATTGGTGACTACCAGCCACAATGGGGTTCAATGAGCTTTCTGATTGATTTTCTACGACCCACTGCCTCAGAAGGACCATCATGGTTCGGTCTGTTAAAGAAAGCTGGAGGTGGCTGCAATGACCTGCTATACAGTGGACACATGCTTGTTGCGGTACTGACAGCTATGGCTTGGACA GAAGCGTATGGAGGTTTCAGTTCAGCTCTTGTATGGCTTCTTGTATTGCACAGTGCCCAGAGAGAAGTGCGAGAACGCCATCACTACTCTGTAGACTGCATTGTAGCCATATATGTAGGGATCCTTCTGTGGAAGATGACAGGTTTTATCTGGTCACATGAAATTAGACATGGAAATAAGAGTCTGATTAAGTTTGAGAAGATTAAAAGTAGACTCATCCAAGCTTCGAAGGACTCAGACATCGATAAAGTGCGAGAACTACTCAAAGAGATTGAGTTAAGCAGTGATGAGGGCAAAAATCAGACTACAATTAAGTATGCACGGTTATTTCGTAGTGCCACCATCATCTTTGCACTCATTATTGTTGTTCTGGCCTTCACACTAACAACTGATGGATGA
- the LOC123903435 gene encoding sterol 3-beta-glucosyltransferase UGT80B1 isoform X1 → MVMGCNGIEHLCKEVLEDKKGLTKMDDGGFVSVRGEVMSQEDDDSASSKEVEDLKENLVHQLSSQVTSLPQEGLEPGIAASVGSERNSLIGEAEIMISRSMIEKRGLRRHDLMLDRLSEHEKQKLIANLVKIQKDGTVEVDVERSASVASELLELQSFEESTMSGSFIISESKKSVPRLQIVILVVGTRGDVQPFVAIAKRLQACLILWPWQSVLLNLCFHTFICEIILNINIYLQEYGHRVRLATHANFKTFVRSAGVNFYPLGGDPRVLAGYMARNKGLIPSGPTEISIQRKQLKAIIDSLLPACTEPDSETGIPFTAQAIIANPPAYGHVHVAEALGVPIHIFFTMPWTPTYAFPHPLARVPQGAGYWMSYIIVDLLIWWGMRGIINDFRKRTLKLPPIAYFSMYRGSISHLPTAYMWSPHLVPKPSDWGPLVDVVGYCFLKLGSKYQPREDFVQWIKKGPPPLYFGFGSMPLEDPKGTTDVILEALKETEQRGIIDRGWGNLGNLAEVSDNVFLLEECPHDWLFPQCSAVVHHGGAGTTATGLKAGCPTTIVPFFGDQFFWGDRIHQKELGPAPIPIYELNVENLSHAIKFMLQPEVKSRAMEVANLIENEDGIAAAVDAFHRQLPDELPLPTPSHAEEDNLSPIQWFFNQLAKWCSVACGGV, encoded by the exons ATGGTGATGGGTTGTAATGGTATTGAACATTTGTGTAAAGAAGTGTTAGAAGACAAAAAGGGTCTTACAAAAATGGATGATGGTGGGTTCGTTAGTGTTAGAGGTGAAGTTATGTCacaagaagatgatgattcaGCTTCTTCTAAGGAGGTAGAGGATTTGAAGGAAAATTTGGTACATCAATTATCATCACAAGTTACTTCTTTGCCACAAGAAG GTTTGGAACCTGGCATCGCGGCATCTGTTGGAAGTGAGAGAAATTCACTAATAGGTGAAGCTGAAATTATGATTTCTAGATCAATGATAGAAAAGAGAGGGCTTAGAAGGCATGACCTAATGTTGGACAGACTGTCAGAGCATGAGAAG CAAAAACTGATTGCTAACTTAGTGAAGATACAAAAAGATGGGACTGTTGAAGTTGATGTAGAAAGGAGTGCTTCAGTTGCTTCAGAGTTATTAGAGCTTCAATCGTTTGAAGAGTCCACAATGAGCGGAAGTTTTATCATTTCTGAATCAAAAAAATCAGTTCCGCGGTTACAAATTGTCATACTTGTGGTTGGAACTAGAGGCGATGTACAACCTTTTGTGGCCATTGCAAAGAGACTTCAGGCATGTTTGATTTTGTGGCCGTGGCAGTCAGTTTTGTTGAATTTGTGCTTCCATACTTTCATATgtgaaataatattaaatattaatatttaccTGCAGGAGTATGGTCATCGTGTTAGGCTAGCAACTCATGCTAATTTCAAGACATTTGTAAGGTCAGCGGGTGTAAATTTCTATCCTCTGGGTGGCGATCCTCGGGTATTGGCAGGAT ataTGGCAAGGAATAAAGGTTTGATCCCGTCTGGTCCGACTGAAATATCTATCCAAAGAAAGCAGCTGAAGGCCATAATCGACTCTCTTCTTCCAGCTTGCACAGAGCCTGATTCGGAAACTGGCATTCCCTTCACAGCTCAGGCTATTATTGCCAACCCTCCTGCATATG GGCATGTACATGTTGCTGAAGCCCTTGGGGTGCCTATTCACATCTTCTTTACAATGCCGTGGAC GCCAACCTACGCGTTCCCCCACCCTTTGGCACGTGTTCCTCAAGGTGCTGGTTATTGG ATGTCTTATATAATTGTGGATCTATTGATATGGTGGGGAATGCGAGGAATTATCAATGACTTCAGGAAAAGAACATTGAAGCTTCCTCCTATTGCGTACTTCAGCATGTATCGTGGATCGATATCTCATTTACCAACAGCCTATATGTGGAGTCCGCATCTTGTTCCGAAACCAAGTG ACTGGGGACCTTTAGTTGATGTTGTTGGTTACTGTTTCTTGAAGCTTGGGTCAAAGTATCAACCGCGGGAAGATTTTGTCCAATGGATTAAAAAAGGACCGCCTCCTTTATATTTTGGATTTGGGAGCATG CCTCTTGAAGATCCTAAAGGAACAACTGATGTTATATTGGAGGCGCTAAAAGAGACAGAACAGCGGGGAATTATTGACCGAGGTTGGGGCAATCTCGGGAATT TGGCAGAAGTTTCTGACAACGTTTTCCTTCTTGAGGAATGCCCCCATGATTGGCTGTTTCCTCAATGTTCTGCTGTG GTGCATCATGGCGGAGCCGGAACCACGGCTACAGGATTGAAAGCTGGG TGTCCAACAACTATAGTTCCATTCTTTGGAGACCAGTTCTTTTGGGGAGATAGAATACATCAGAAAGAGTTAGGACCTGCCCCAATTCCAATATATGAGCTCAATGTTGAGAATCTATCACATGCTATTAAGTTTATGCTACAGCCAGAG GTGAAATCTAGGGCAATGGAAGTTGCTAACTTGATCGAGAACGAAGATGGCATTGCTGCTGCAGTTGACGCGTTTCATCGCCAACTACCTGATGAGCTACCATTGCCAACTCCATCTCATGCGGAGGAGGATAACTTAAGTCCTATTCAGTGGTTTTTTAACCAACTTGCAAAGTGGTGCTCCGTGGCTTGTGGTGGCGTgtag
- the LOC123903435 gene encoding sterol 3-beta-glucosyltransferase UGT80B1 isoform X2 — translation MVMGCNGIEHLCKEVLEDKKGLTKMDDGGFVSVRGEVMSQEDDDSASSKEVEDLKENLVHQLSSQVTSLPQEGLEPGIAASVGSERNSLIGEAEIMISRSMIEKRGLRRHDLMLDRLSEHEKQKLIANLVKIQKDGTVEVDVERSASVASELLELQSFEESTMSGSFIISESKKSVPRLQIVILVVGTRGDVQPFVAIAKRLQEYGHRVRLATHANFKTFVRSAGVNFYPLGGDPRVLAGYMARNKGLIPSGPTEISIQRKQLKAIIDSLLPACTEPDSETGIPFTAQAIIANPPAYGHVHVAEALGVPIHIFFTMPWTPTYAFPHPLARVPQGAGYWMSYIIVDLLIWWGMRGIINDFRKRTLKLPPIAYFSMYRGSISHLPTAYMWSPHLVPKPSDWGPLVDVVGYCFLKLGSKYQPREDFVQWIKKGPPPLYFGFGSMPLEDPKGTTDVILEALKETEQRGIIDRGWGNLGNLAEVSDNVFLLEECPHDWLFPQCSAVVHHGGAGTTATGLKAGCPTTIVPFFGDQFFWGDRIHQKELGPAPIPIYELNVENLSHAIKFMLQPEVKSRAMEVANLIENEDGIAAAVDAFHRQLPDELPLPTPSHAEEDNLSPIQWFFNQLAKWCSVACGGV, via the exons ATGGTGATGGGTTGTAATGGTATTGAACATTTGTGTAAAGAAGTGTTAGAAGACAAAAAGGGTCTTACAAAAATGGATGATGGTGGGTTCGTTAGTGTTAGAGGTGAAGTTATGTCacaagaagatgatgattcaGCTTCTTCTAAGGAGGTAGAGGATTTGAAGGAAAATTTGGTACATCAATTATCATCACAAGTTACTTCTTTGCCACAAGAAG GTTTGGAACCTGGCATCGCGGCATCTGTTGGAAGTGAGAGAAATTCACTAATAGGTGAAGCTGAAATTATGATTTCTAGATCAATGATAGAAAAGAGAGGGCTTAGAAGGCATGACCTAATGTTGGACAGACTGTCAGAGCATGAGAAG CAAAAACTGATTGCTAACTTAGTGAAGATACAAAAAGATGGGACTGTTGAAGTTGATGTAGAAAGGAGTGCTTCAGTTGCTTCAGAGTTATTAGAGCTTCAATCGTTTGAAGAGTCCACAATGAGCGGAAGTTTTATCATTTCTGAATCAAAAAAATCAGTTCCGCGGTTACAAATTGTCATACTTGTGGTTGGAACTAGAGGCGATGTACAACCTTTTGTGGCCATTGCAAAGAGACTTCAG GAGTATGGTCATCGTGTTAGGCTAGCAACTCATGCTAATTTCAAGACATTTGTAAGGTCAGCGGGTGTAAATTTCTATCCTCTGGGTGGCGATCCTCGGGTATTGGCAGGAT ataTGGCAAGGAATAAAGGTTTGATCCCGTCTGGTCCGACTGAAATATCTATCCAAAGAAAGCAGCTGAAGGCCATAATCGACTCTCTTCTTCCAGCTTGCACAGAGCCTGATTCGGAAACTGGCATTCCCTTCACAGCTCAGGCTATTATTGCCAACCCTCCTGCATATG GGCATGTACATGTTGCTGAAGCCCTTGGGGTGCCTATTCACATCTTCTTTACAATGCCGTGGAC GCCAACCTACGCGTTCCCCCACCCTTTGGCACGTGTTCCTCAAGGTGCTGGTTATTGG ATGTCTTATATAATTGTGGATCTATTGATATGGTGGGGAATGCGAGGAATTATCAATGACTTCAGGAAAAGAACATTGAAGCTTCCTCCTATTGCGTACTTCAGCATGTATCGTGGATCGATATCTCATTTACCAACAGCCTATATGTGGAGTCCGCATCTTGTTCCGAAACCAAGTG ACTGGGGACCTTTAGTTGATGTTGTTGGTTACTGTTTCTTGAAGCTTGGGTCAAAGTATCAACCGCGGGAAGATTTTGTCCAATGGATTAAAAAAGGACCGCCTCCTTTATATTTTGGATTTGGGAGCATG CCTCTTGAAGATCCTAAAGGAACAACTGATGTTATATTGGAGGCGCTAAAAGAGACAGAACAGCGGGGAATTATTGACCGAGGTTGGGGCAATCTCGGGAATT TGGCAGAAGTTTCTGACAACGTTTTCCTTCTTGAGGAATGCCCCCATGATTGGCTGTTTCCTCAATGTTCTGCTGTG GTGCATCATGGCGGAGCCGGAACCACGGCTACAGGATTGAAAGCTGGG TGTCCAACAACTATAGTTCCATTCTTTGGAGACCAGTTCTTTTGGGGAGATAGAATACATCAGAAAGAGTTAGGACCTGCCCCAATTCCAATATATGAGCTCAATGTTGAGAATCTATCACATGCTATTAAGTTTATGCTACAGCCAGAG GTGAAATCTAGGGCAATGGAAGTTGCTAACTTGATCGAGAACGAAGATGGCATTGCTGCTGCAGTTGACGCGTTTCATCGCCAACTACCTGATGAGCTACCATTGCCAACTCCATCTCATGCGGAGGAGGATAACTTAAGTCCTATTCAGTGGTTTTTTAACCAACTTGCAAAGTGGTGCTCCGTGGCTTGTGGTGGCGTgtag
- the LOC123903462 gene encoding G-box-binding factor 4-like, producing the protein MASSKLMPSSNSINSDQPSSPSSKSHFTTTNFLPISDNSPFLNDQPSLADAVATPRTVDDVWREIVAGDNRECKEEISDEMMTLEDFLVKAGAVDDEDEGDDDVKMTIPLSETLSGSGMFSLDPSFQGIESVEGSVIGFGNGNVNGNGNGVEVVEGGGRGKRGRPVLEQLDKAAQQRQRRMIKNRESAARSRERKQAYQVELETLAVKLEEENYKLLKEKAERKKERLKQLMENVIPVVEQRRPPRLLRRVRSLQW; encoded by the exons ATGGCTTCCTCGAAGCTCATGCCTTCATCAAATTCAATCAATTCAGATCAACCTTCATCACCATCTTCCAAATCTCATTTCACCACCACCAATTTCCTCCCTATTTCCGACAATTCACCTTTCCTCAACGATCAACCTTCTCTCGCTGACGCCGTCGCTACTCCTAGAACCGTCGATGATGTCTGGAGGGAGATCGTTGCTGGAGATAATAGGGAGTGTAAGGAAGAGATCTCTGATGAGATGATGACACTGGAAGATTTTCTTGTGAAAGCTGGTgctgttgatgatgaagatgaaggtgATGATGATGTTAAGATGACGATACCGTTGTCGGAGACGCTTAGTGGTAGTGGTATGTTTTCGTTGGATCCTAGTTTTCAGGGAATTGAGAGTGTTGAAGGGTCGGTGATAGGGTTTGGGAATGGAAATGTGAATGGGAATGGGAATGGAGTGGAAGTGGTTGAAGGTGGTGGGAGGGGGAAGAGAGGAAGACCTGTTTTGGAGCAGTTGGATAAGGCTGCTCAGCAGAGACAGAGGAGAATGATCAAAAATAGAGAATCTGCTGCTAGGTCTAGGGAACGCAAGCAG GCTTATCAAGTTGAATTGGAGACGTTGGCGGTGAAGCTAGAGGAGGAAAATTACAAGTTGTTGAAGGAAAAG GCTGAAAGGAAAAAGGAGAGGTTAAAGCAG CTTATGGAAAATGTAATTCCTGTTGTGGAGCAGCGAAGGCCGCCGCGGTTACTCCGTAGGGTTCGCTCATTGCAGTGGTAG
- the LOC123903483 gene encoding uncharacterized protein LOC123903483 encodes MSLPIFFVFLIPSLFFKLSHSTTVLVDGSTEWKNPTVYIGDSIIFKHKQHYSLCIFKNQEAFNLCNFTEANLLTDPNTSSYTWHPSRVGFFYFTFYNDSLKACQDSQKLAIKVTSSSTTASAPEVSSSSSPIATTPAPSSGGDIRASPSFPWPFHPHQGSSPGPAPTPEASSPITVPLVPYKGSGDGMPFINSNPAVPLPTGEVDSATIQPIPTSGHQGQVMIGSFGFHIAVHIIALLLL; translated from the exons ATGTCTCTTCCCATTTTCTTTGTCTTTCTTATACCTTCACTGTTCTTCAAGCTTTCACATTCAACCACTGTTCTAGTAGATGGATCTACAGAGTGGAAGAACCCTACTGTTTACATTGGTGATTCCATCA TTTTCAAGCACAAGCAACACTACAGTCTTTGCATTTTCAAGAACCAGGAAGCCTTCAATCTCTGCAATTTCACTGAAGCAAATCTTCTCACTGATCCAAACACTTCTTCCTACACT TGGCACCCTTCTAGAGTTGGTTTCTTCTACTTTACCTTCTACAATGACTCACTCAAAGCTTGTCAAGATTCACAAAAGCTAGCCATAAAAGTTACTTCAAGTTCAACAACAGCTTCAGCACCAgaagtttcttcttcttcttctccaattgCAACTACTCCAGCACCTTCTTCTGGTGGAGATATACGAGCTTCACCTTCATTTCCATGGCCTTTTCATCCTCATCAAGGTTCTTCACCAGGTCCAGCACCAACACCAGAAGCAAGTTCACCAATAACAGTTCCATTAGTACCTTATAAAGGTAGTGGTGATGGCATGCCTTTCATTAACAGTAATCCTGCAGTTCCTCTGCCTACTGGTGAAGTTGATTCTGCTACTATACAACCCATTCCTACTTCTGGACATCAAGGACAG GTGATGATTGGATCATTTGGATTTCACATTGCTGTGCACATTATTGCTTTGCTGCTGCTGTAA